One genomic region from Onychostoma macrolepis isolate SWU-2019 chromosome 23, ASM1243209v1, whole genome shotgun sequence encodes:
- the LOC131531676 gene encoding secretory phospholipase A2 receptor-like — MDCGSGQNCAKAQKGHWHDADCHYTMYFICYNESTGFVREQNKKNWTEAQKYCREKHTDLASVRNEGENDQIEKMLIGNQVWIGLHRLWVWSDNSSATFTHWKQDELNIKADRDSICTSTGVSNEGRWTDEYCRESHPFVCYDDKLVLIRENKTWPEALRYCRERDMDLVSVDSEQMQRWVKILFMKANASSAHVWLGLRHSRILELWFWVSGHTMCYDQWASDYDKELDDCDTTVRSGAIRTCDNRWISRPETEENNFICIK, encoded by the exons ATGGATTGTGGGAGTGGACAGAATTGTGCAAAAGCACAGAAAGGACATTGGCATGATGCAGACTGTCATTACACAATGTATTTCATCTGCTATAATG aaagtaCAGGATTTGTCCGTGAACAGAacaaaaagaactggactgaagctcagaaatactgcagagagaaacacacagatcTGGCCAGTGTGAGGAATGAGGGAGAGAATGATCAGATTGAGAAGATGCTAATAGGTAATCAAGTCTGGATTGGTCTGCACAGACTCTGGGTTTGGTCAGATAACAGCTCCGCCACATTCACACACTGGAAACAAGATGAACTCAATATCAAAGCCGACAGAGACAGCATCTGCACATCAACTGGTGTCAGTAATGAAGGACGATGGACAGACGAATACTGTAGAGAATCACATCCCTTTGTGTGTTATGATG ACAAACTGGTTCTGATCCGAGAGAATAAGACGTGGCCTGAAGCTCTGAGATACTGCAGAGAAAGGGACATGGACCTGGTGTCGGTGGATTCAGAGCAGATGCAGCGATGGGTGAAGATCTTGTTCATGAAAGCAAACGCCTCCTCTGCTCATGTGTGGCTGGGTCTGCGTCACTCCCGCATACTGGAACTCTGGTTCTGGGTCAGCGGTCACACCATGTGCTACGATCAGTGGGCTTCTGATTACGACAAAGAACTGGACGACTGCGATACGACGGTCAGATCTGGAGCCATTCGAACCTGCGATAATCGCTGGATCAGCCGCCCTGAAACtgaagaaaacaacttcatctgcATCAAGTGA